Proteins from a single region of Megachile rotundata isolate GNS110a chromosome 7, iyMegRotu1, whole genome shotgun sequence:
- the LOC100882867 gene encoding uncharacterized protein LOC100882867 isoform X2, giving the protein MNCDRAIFTRDIVDRLRDQPIVSFSQRNSGYQNLPEDLLDSVLNLRKLDLSGNSIHKLMGRALRAQTRLVELKLADNLLGDNLNPIFSSNEFHGMEELKLLDLSRNGLRSIEEGILKGCDGLEQLYLDGNNLTTVPTTSLKGPKSVRVLSLSGNNIASLPRAAFSMVGASLLRLDLSDNELSHMEDDALSGLEQLLLLNISHNDLGRFNSDVFKGAYNLLQLDLSANFLQEFPGDALRHLTDLKFLNVSNNLISEIQRTQLESLTELQVLDLSRNNIGRLGANTFSSLSRLNKLDLSLNVLRTVEESSFDGLNELKWLSLRDNNILLVPGTALARLPSLTHLHMEYNRVAALSTDLIKSTSRSLVRLALTRNLMREIPAGLFRDFENLIGIELSGNMLSSISVDTFSGLEDTLLSLDVSFNGLTSIDELSTRKLVSLDLAGNRLTRIPPETFAQLRSLEFLNLSSNPLYGGFPPVFPSSLLTLDVSRTGLSILPAILFRNLESIERISVAGNRLEMIDQATFSDLQNLSRIDLSDNRIEHIENGAFVGLIGLYELYLRGNGLTSFAGEYFDTGTGLEILDLSNNRIDRLSPTAFAIHPRLRELDLSGNRFIRFPTDYLKPLQFLEMLDLSENALSRVDEFAFARLGRLRVLNLASNRIESVDDLAFHNSTQLQLLDLSANSIEALSERTLEGLLRLEHFDLRNNRLTSLPDTIFDPTRVRVVESIDLSGNRINQIPILSLRKQSGSLSSLNLARNKMVQLFDQDVPSNLKHLDLSDNPLSENAIDRILGEAKILRSLNLANTAVKRLVRLETPFLERLDLSGNDLTDVPRDALERTTMLQTLDLSRNKFPDLNHAIGTLKTLPVLRWLDVSGNEAKIVNETSFEGLTALRFLNLSDLPDCTRIEKNAFKPLTKLRSLSAYNYPKLGYFDLQGILKGMNRLETLDVEVKDSTVSNEQLSIRAHPRLTKLTLRGERLKNVLSSSLVGVRGPTFFLGLVNTSVDSIPASLFFPVPRSTHLELDVSGSKFTSLSSQFLAALDERTGFVKINGLQRNPINCDCNIRQLWKWLRTTHAGNTHALNVLCFTPVHLRGMVLTNLTEDRLSCTNGVTSVDVDRATTTDNAETTLSAVGHPSSRSTLPEPDIIWTVAPKLRNPDRKHYNDDRVLVSSPTANASGTDDTLIIGIVGGVVAFIALIVLVICVCRVRWSGRIEQARLAALATSSIPDASMIRPASTYSGKINHDIYVGSYNGSTLDRGNGTIVPATPAPVQMMPYLQPPIHLVHTLLPASQSHSHPQPQSQSQLQAQQFYGYCDTPSLPMYIACPTDTKCDR; this is encoded by the exons ATGAACTGCGACCGGGCAATCTTTACGCGAGACATCGTCGACAGGCTACGGGATCAGCCGATCGTTTCCTTCAGCCAAAGAAACAGCGGATACCAAAATCTACCGGAGGACTTGCTCGACTCCGTGTTGAACTTGAGGAAGCTCGATCTGTCAGGCAATTCGATTCACAAGCTGATGGGCCGTGCGCTTCGTGCCCAGACCCGGCTGGTCGAACTGAAGCTGGCCGATAATTTATTGGGCGACAATCTTAATCCGATATTCTCGAGCAACGAGTTCCACGGAATGGAGGAGCTGAAGCTGCTCGATCTTAGCAGAAACGGTCTCAGGAGCATAGAGGAAGGGATTTTAAAGGGATGCGATGGACTCGAACAACTTTATTTAGACGGCAACAATTTGACCACTGTACCGACCACGTCGCTCAAAGGACCAAAGTCCGTGAGAGTACTGTCGCTCTCTGGAAACAATATCG CTTCGCTGCCCCGAGCTGCTTTTTCGATGGTCGGTGCGTCGTTGTTGCGATTGGATTTGAGCGATAACGAATTGTCTCACATGGAGGACGACGCTCTATCCGGACTGGAACAACTGCTACTTTTAAACATATCCCACAACGATCTTGGACGTTTCAATAGCGACGTCTTCAAAG GTGCCTACAATTTACTGCAGTTGGACCTGTCAGCAAACTTCCTTCAAGAGTTTCCCGGTGATGCGTTGAGGCATTTGACGGACTTGAAGTTCCTCAACGTCTCCAACAATTTGATTAGC GAGATACAACGCACCCAGTTGGAATCATTGACGGAGTTGCAGGTATTGGATCTCAGTCGAAACAACATCGGTCGTCTCGGGGCAAATACCTTCTCCAGTTTGTCTAGACTGAACAAGCTTGATCTAAGCCTGAATGTTCTGCGTACG GTTGAAGAATCGTCGTTCGACGGTTTGAACGAGCTAAAATGGCTTTCCTTACGAGACAACAATATTCTGCTGGTACCGGGGACCGCCTTGGCGAGACTACCTTCGCTGACTCATCTTCACATGGAGTACAATCGCGTAGCTGCGTTATCCACCGATCTGATCAAATCGACGTCCCGCAGTCTAGTTAGGTTAGCGCTCACTCGAAACCTGATGCGAGAAATACCTGCCGGATTGTTTCGAGATTTCGAAAATCTGATCGGCATCGAGTTATCCGGAAACATGCTGTCGAGCATCTCCGTCGACACGTTCTCCGGGCTGGAGGACACGTTGCTCAGCTTGGACGTTTCGTTCAACGGGTTAACGTCGATCGACGAACTTTCAACGAGGAAGCTCGTCTCTCTCGATTTGGCTGGTAACAGACTGACGCGAATCCCGCCAGAAACCTTCGCGCAACTGCGATCGCTcgagtttttgaatttgagcTCGAATCCGTTGTACGGAGGATTCCCACCAGTCTTTCCTTCCTCGTTGTTGACCCTCGACGTATCGAGGACTGGTCTCAGCATTTTGCCAGCGATCCTGTTTCGGAACCTCGAATCCATCGAGAGAATATCGGTCGCCGGCAATCGGTTGGAAATGATCGATCAAGCCACGTTCAGCGATCTACAAAACTTGTCGAGGATCGACCTATCCGACAATCGAATAGAACACATCGAGAACGGAGCTTTCGTTGGGTTAATCGGTCTATACGAGTTATATCTGCGGGGGAACGGATTGACCTCGTTCGCCGGGGAATACTTCGACACCGGCACGGGACTCGAAATTCTCGATCTGTCCAATAATCGAATAGATAGATTATCCCCGACGGCTTTCGCGATTCATCCCAGGCTAAGGGAGCTTGATCTGTCCGGCAATCGATTCATTCGCTTTCCGACCGATTACTTAAAACCCCTACAATTCTTGGAGATGCTCGATTTATCCGAGAATGCATTGAGTCGAGTCGACGAGTTTGCATTTGCCCGACTCGGTCGCCTGCGAGTTCTGAATTTAGCCTCGAACCGAATCGAATCGGTCGACGATCTAGCTTTCCACAATTCAACGCAACTCCAATTGCTCGATCTATCCGCGAACAGTATCGAAGCCCTGAGCGAAAGGACGCTTGAAGGCCTGCTTCGTCTCGAACACTTCGACCTTCGAAACAATCGATTAACTTCCCTACCGGATACGATCTTCGATCCGACCAGGGTCCGCGTAGTCGAGAGCATCGATCTATCCGGAAACCGGATCAACCAGATCCCGATATTATCCTTACGGAAGCAGTCTGGTTCCTTATCCAGCTTGAACCTCGCTCGTAACAAGATGGTTCAACTATTTGACCAAGATGTACCCAGCAATCTGAAACACCTTGATCTTTCGGACAATCCTCTGAGCGAGAACGCGATCGATCGAATCCTGGGAGAGGCCAAGATACTGCGATCTCTGAATCTCGCGAACACCGCCGTCAAGCGTCTGGTCAGATTAGAAACACCTTTCCTCGAGCGACTCGATCTTTCCGGCAACGATCTGACTGATGTTCCGCGCGACGCTCTCGAACGCACCACTATGCTCCAGACTTTGGACCTGTCGAGGAACAAGTTCCCAGACCTGAACCATGCAATCGGTACACTGAAAACGCTACCGGTACTGCGTTGGTTGGACGTGTCCGGGAACGAGGCGAAGATCGTCAACGAAACCAGCTTCGAGGGCTTAACCGCGTTGCGTTTCCTCAACCTGTCCGATCTACCTGACTGCACCAGAATCGAGAAGAACGCTTTCAAACCGTTGACTAAACTGCGATCCCTGTCGGCGTACAACTACCCTAAACTGGGTTACTTCGACCTACAGGGGATCCTCAAAGGAATGAACCGCTTAGAGACGTTAGACGTCGAGGTGAAAGACTCGACGGTAAGCAACGAGCAGCTGTCGATACGAGCGCATCCGCGGCTAACGAAATTAACCCTCCGAGGCGAAAGACTGAAAAATGTGCTGTCCAGCTCGTTGGTCGGCGTTCGAGGACCCACCTTCTTCCTCGGCCTCGTCAACACCTCCGTCGACTCCATACCCGCCTCTTTATTCTTCCCGGTGCCGCGTTCTACCCATCTGGAGTTAGACGTTTCTGGCAGTAAATTCACCAGCCTGTCCTCTCAATTTCTCGCCGCACTCGACGAACGAACCGGTTTCGTCAAGATCAACGGCCTTCAGCGCAATCCGATTAATTGCGATTGCAACATCAGGCAACTGTGGAAGTGGCTGAGAACGACCCACGCAGGAAATACCCACGCGTTGAACGTCCTTTGTTTTACTCCGGTTCACCTCCGTGGAATGGTTCTGACCAACCTGACGGAAGATCGATTGTCTTGTACTAACGGTGTTACCTCGGTCGACGTTGATCGAGCAACGACCACCGATAACGCGGAGACCACTCTCTCCGCCGTGGGTCATCCTTCGAGCAGATCGACGCTGCCGGAACCTGATATCATTTGGACGGTAGCGCCGAAGCTGCGAAATCCGGACCGTAAGCACTACAACGACGACCGCGTGCTCGTCTCGTCACCGACGGCCAACGCCTCAGGGACCGACGACACGCTCATCATCGGTATCGTCGGTGGAGTAGTCGCGTTCATAGCTCTGATCGTGCTCGTTATATGCGTCTGTCGCGTCAGGTGGTCCGGCCGAATCGAGCAAGCCCGTTTAGCCGCCCTCGCCACCAGCAGCATTCCGGATGCCTCGATGATCAGACCGGCCAGCACCTACTCTGGCAAGATTAATCATGATATCTACGTCGGATCTTATAATGGATCGACGTTAGATCGCGGAAACGGCACGATAGTTCCGGCCACGCCCGCGCCCGTCCAAATGATGCCTTACTTACAACCACCAATACACCTCGTGCATACCCTTTTGCCCGCTTCGCAATCGCATTCGCACCCGCAACCGCAATCTCAGTCGCAATTGCAAGCGCAACAGTTTTACGGATATTGCGATACTCCGTCTTTACCTATGTACATTGCCTGTCCCACGGATACGAAGTGCGACAGGTAA
- the LOC100882867 gene encoding uncharacterized protein LOC100882867 isoform X1, whose protein sequence is MKRGWYLPLILLLSIVSPSKQAEWIPCVELKRDLQVPCKCIVSTEYSRSIEMNCDRAIFTRDIVDRLRDQPIVSFSQRNSGYQNLPEDLLDSVLNLRKLDLSGNSIHKLMGRALRAQTRLVELKLADNLLGDNLNPIFSSNEFHGMEELKLLDLSRNGLRSIEEGILKGCDGLEQLYLDGNNLTTVPTTSLKGPKSVRVLSLSGNNIASLPRAAFSMVGASLLRLDLSDNELSHMEDDALSGLEQLLLLNISHNDLGRFNSDVFKGAYNLLQLDLSANFLQEFPGDALRHLTDLKFLNVSNNLISEIQRTQLESLTELQVLDLSRNNIGRLGANTFSSLSRLNKLDLSLNVLRTVEESSFDGLNELKWLSLRDNNILLVPGTALARLPSLTHLHMEYNRVAALSTDLIKSTSRSLVRLALTRNLMREIPAGLFRDFENLIGIELSGNMLSSISVDTFSGLEDTLLSLDVSFNGLTSIDELSTRKLVSLDLAGNRLTRIPPETFAQLRSLEFLNLSSNPLYGGFPPVFPSSLLTLDVSRTGLSILPAILFRNLESIERISVAGNRLEMIDQATFSDLQNLSRIDLSDNRIEHIENGAFVGLIGLYELYLRGNGLTSFAGEYFDTGTGLEILDLSNNRIDRLSPTAFAIHPRLRELDLSGNRFIRFPTDYLKPLQFLEMLDLSENALSRVDEFAFARLGRLRVLNLASNRIESVDDLAFHNSTQLQLLDLSANSIEALSERTLEGLLRLEHFDLRNNRLTSLPDTIFDPTRVRVVESIDLSGNRINQIPILSLRKQSGSLSSLNLARNKMVQLFDQDVPSNLKHLDLSDNPLSENAIDRILGEAKILRSLNLANTAVKRLVRLETPFLERLDLSGNDLTDVPRDALERTTMLQTLDLSRNKFPDLNHAIGTLKTLPVLRWLDVSGNEAKIVNETSFEGLTALRFLNLSDLPDCTRIEKNAFKPLTKLRSLSAYNYPKLGYFDLQGILKGMNRLETLDVEVKDSTVSNEQLSIRAHPRLTKLTLRGERLKNVLSSSLVGVRGPTFFLGLVNTSVDSIPASLFFPVPRSTHLELDVSGSKFTSLSSQFLAALDERTGFVKINGLQRNPINCDCNIRQLWKWLRTTHAGNTHALNVLCFTPVHLRGMVLTNLTEDRLSCTNGVTSVDVDRATTTDNAETTLSAVGHPSSRSTLPEPDIIWTVAPKLRNPDRKHYNDDRVLVSSPTANASGTDDTLIIGIVGGVVAFIALIVLVICVCRVRWSGRIEQARLAALATSSIPDASMIRPASTYSGKINHDIYVGSYNGSTLDRGNGTIVPATPAPVQMMPYLQPPIHLVHTLLPASQSHSHPQPQSQSQLQAQQFYGYCDTPSLPMYIACPTDTKCDR, encoded by the exons ATGAAAAGAGG GTGGTATTTGCCGTTGATTTTACTATTATCCATCGTTTCTCCATCGAAACAAGCGGAAtggataccatgcgtggagctGAAACGAGATTTGCAGGTTCCCTGCAAATGCATCGTTTCTACGGAGTACAGCCGTTCGATCGAGATGAACTGCGACCGGGCAATCTTTACGCGAGACATCGTCGACAGGCTACGGGATCAGCCGATCGTTTCCTTCAGCCAAAGAAACAGCGGATACCAAAATCTACCGGAGGACTTGCTCGACTCCGTGTTGAACTTGAGGAAGCTCGATCTGTCAGGCAATTCGATTCACAAGCTGATGGGCCGTGCGCTTCGTGCCCAGACCCGGCTGGTCGAACTGAAGCTGGCCGATAATTTATTGGGCGACAATCTTAATCCGATATTCTCGAGCAACGAGTTCCACGGAATGGAGGAGCTGAAGCTGCTCGATCTTAGCAGAAACGGTCTCAGGAGCATAGAGGAAGGGATTTTAAAGGGATGCGATGGACTCGAACAACTTTATTTAGACGGCAACAATTTGACCACTGTACCGACCACGTCGCTCAAAGGACCAAAGTCCGTGAGAGTACTGTCGCTCTCTGGAAACAATATCG CTTCGCTGCCCCGAGCTGCTTTTTCGATGGTCGGTGCGTCGTTGTTGCGATTGGATTTGAGCGATAACGAATTGTCTCACATGGAGGACGACGCTCTATCCGGACTGGAACAACTGCTACTTTTAAACATATCCCACAACGATCTTGGACGTTTCAATAGCGACGTCTTCAAAG GTGCCTACAATTTACTGCAGTTGGACCTGTCAGCAAACTTCCTTCAAGAGTTTCCCGGTGATGCGTTGAGGCATTTGACGGACTTGAAGTTCCTCAACGTCTCCAACAATTTGATTAGC GAGATACAACGCACCCAGTTGGAATCATTGACGGAGTTGCAGGTATTGGATCTCAGTCGAAACAACATCGGTCGTCTCGGGGCAAATACCTTCTCCAGTTTGTCTAGACTGAACAAGCTTGATCTAAGCCTGAATGTTCTGCGTACG GTTGAAGAATCGTCGTTCGACGGTTTGAACGAGCTAAAATGGCTTTCCTTACGAGACAACAATATTCTGCTGGTACCGGGGACCGCCTTGGCGAGACTACCTTCGCTGACTCATCTTCACATGGAGTACAATCGCGTAGCTGCGTTATCCACCGATCTGATCAAATCGACGTCCCGCAGTCTAGTTAGGTTAGCGCTCACTCGAAACCTGATGCGAGAAATACCTGCCGGATTGTTTCGAGATTTCGAAAATCTGATCGGCATCGAGTTATCCGGAAACATGCTGTCGAGCATCTCCGTCGACACGTTCTCCGGGCTGGAGGACACGTTGCTCAGCTTGGACGTTTCGTTCAACGGGTTAACGTCGATCGACGAACTTTCAACGAGGAAGCTCGTCTCTCTCGATTTGGCTGGTAACAGACTGACGCGAATCCCGCCAGAAACCTTCGCGCAACTGCGATCGCTcgagtttttgaatttgagcTCGAATCCGTTGTACGGAGGATTCCCACCAGTCTTTCCTTCCTCGTTGTTGACCCTCGACGTATCGAGGACTGGTCTCAGCATTTTGCCAGCGATCCTGTTTCGGAACCTCGAATCCATCGAGAGAATATCGGTCGCCGGCAATCGGTTGGAAATGATCGATCAAGCCACGTTCAGCGATCTACAAAACTTGTCGAGGATCGACCTATCCGACAATCGAATAGAACACATCGAGAACGGAGCTTTCGTTGGGTTAATCGGTCTATACGAGTTATATCTGCGGGGGAACGGATTGACCTCGTTCGCCGGGGAATACTTCGACACCGGCACGGGACTCGAAATTCTCGATCTGTCCAATAATCGAATAGATAGATTATCCCCGACGGCTTTCGCGATTCATCCCAGGCTAAGGGAGCTTGATCTGTCCGGCAATCGATTCATTCGCTTTCCGACCGATTACTTAAAACCCCTACAATTCTTGGAGATGCTCGATTTATCCGAGAATGCATTGAGTCGAGTCGACGAGTTTGCATTTGCCCGACTCGGTCGCCTGCGAGTTCTGAATTTAGCCTCGAACCGAATCGAATCGGTCGACGATCTAGCTTTCCACAATTCAACGCAACTCCAATTGCTCGATCTATCCGCGAACAGTATCGAAGCCCTGAGCGAAAGGACGCTTGAAGGCCTGCTTCGTCTCGAACACTTCGACCTTCGAAACAATCGATTAACTTCCCTACCGGATACGATCTTCGATCCGACCAGGGTCCGCGTAGTCGAGAGCATCGATCTATCCGGAAACCGGATCAACCAGATCCCGATATTATCCTTACGGAAGCAGTCTGGTTCCTTATCCAGCTTGAACCTCGCTCGTAACAAGATGGTTCAACTATTTGACCAAGATGTACCCAGCAATCTGAAACACCTTGATCTTTCGGACAATCCTCTGAGCGAGAACGCGATCGATCGAATCCTGGGAGAGGCCAAGATACTGCGATCTCTGAATCTCGCGAACACCGCCGTCAAGCGTCTGGTCAGATTAGAAACACCTTTCCTCGAGCGACTCGATCTTTCCGGCAACGATCTGACTGATGTTCCGCGCGACGCTCTCGAACGCACCACTATGCTCCAGACTTTGGACCTGTCGAGGAACAAGTTCCCAGACCTGAACCATGCAATCGGTACACTGAAAACGCTACCGGTACTGCGTTGGTTGGACGTGTCCGGGAACGAGGCGAAGATCGTCAACGAAACCAGCTTCGAGGGCTTAACCGCGTTGCGTTTCCTCAACCTGTCCGATCTACCTGACTGCACCAGAATCGAGAAGAACGCTTTCAAACCGTTGACTAAACTGCGATCCCTGTCGGCGTACAACTACCCTAAACTGGGTTACTTCGACCTACAGGGGATCCTCAAAGGAATGAACCGCTTAGAGACGTTAGACGTCGAGGTGAAAGACTCGACGGTAAGCAACGAGCAGCTGTCGATACGAGCGCATCCGCGGCTAACGAAATTAACCCTCCGAGGCGAAAGACTGAAAAATGTGCTGTCCAGCTCGTTGGTCGGCGTTCGAGGACCCACCTTCTTCCTCGGCCTCGTCAACACCTCCGTCGACTCCATACCCGCCTCTTTATTCTTCCCGGTGCCGCGTTCTACCCATCTGGAGTTAGACGTTTCTGGCAGTAAATTCACCAGCCTGTCCTCTCAATTTCTCGCCGCACTCGACGAACGAACCGGTTTCGTCAAGATCAACGGCCTTCAGCGCAATCCGATTAATTGCGATTGCAACATCAGGCAACTGTGGAAGTGGCTGAGAACGACCCACGCAGGAAATACCCACGCGTTGAACGTCCTTTGTTTTACTCCGGTTCACCTCCGTGGAATGGTTCTGACCAACCTGACGGAAGATCGATTGTCTTGTACTAACGGTGTTACCTCGGTCGACGTTGATCGAGCAACGACCACCGATAACGCGGAGACCACTCTCTCCGCCGTGGGTCATCCTTCGAGCAGATCGACGCTGCCGGAACCTGATATCATTTGGACGGTAGCGCCGAAGCTGCGAAATCCGGACCGTAAGCACTACAACGACGACCGCGTGCTCGTCTCGTCACCGACGGCCAACGCCTCAGGGACCGACGACACGCTCATCATCGGTATCGTCGGTGGAGTAGTCGCGTTCATAGCTCTGATCGTGCTCGTTATATGCGTCTGTCGCGTCAGGTGGTCCGGCCGAATCGAGCAAGCCCGTTTAGCCGCCCTCGCCACCAGCAGCATTCCGGATGCCTCGATGATCAGACCGGCCAGCACCTACTCTGGCAAGATTAATCATGATATCTACGTCGGATCTTATAATGGATCGACGTTAGATCGCGGAAACGGCACGATAGTTCCGGCCACGCCCGCGCCCGTCCAAATGATGCCTTACTTACAACCACCAATACACCTCGTGCATACCCTTTTGCCCGCTTCGCAATCGCATTCGCACCCGCAACCGCAATCTCAGTCGCAATTGCAAGCGCAACAGTTTTACGGATATTGCGATACTCCGTCTTTACCTATGTACATTGCCTGTCCCACGGATACGAAGTGCGACAGGTAA
- the LOC143264805 gene encoding uncharacterized protein LOC143264805 has protein sequence MSTLTDHAANPMDKLPNPNVAKAVQSSPKQSKAVQSNPKQSKAVQISDALPVKRSQWRKSAIGESHALWFLRFPSCRRTNGPKRHGNWLYFIFLSEHSDHDCTIVQNSYKLFIIFISSGQGFLVHRVLTSFQFKIKIST, from the exons atgtcaacacttaccg atcacgctgccaatccaatggacaaactgccaaatccaaacgttgccaaagcagtccaaagcagtccaaagcagtccaaagcagtccaaagcaatccaaagcagtccaaagcagtccaaatctctgatgctttaccggtaaagcgatcgcagtggcgcaagtcagcgatcggtgagtcgcatgctttatggttcctccggttcccatcatgtcgtaggacgaatggtccgaagcgacacgggaactggttgtattttatatttttgagcgagcatagtgaccacgactgtacgatcgtgcaaaattcgtacaaactgtttattatatttattagctcaggtcagggttttcttgtacatcgcgttttaacttcttttcaatttaaaattaaaattagtacatag